GCGGAAGGCCTCCAGCGCATCAAACATGACGGTGAGTTCGTCGCTGACCTTCTGGGGCGGAATGGCCAGATCGGTGTGGCCGGCGGCCAGTTCGCCGGTCAGGGCCACCAGGGTCCGGAGCCGGCTCGACACCACGCGCTGGAACAGCACGAAGACCGCCAGACAGCCCGAGGCTGCGGCTGCCCCAGCCAGGACCAGCGGCACGATGACGGCCATATTGTCTTGCGCCAGCAGCTGCATGATCGCCATGCCGCCAAACACGGCCACCAGGGCCCCGAAACCGAGAAAGGCGGCAACCAGTTTCTGGGTGATGGACAGTTTATCGAGATTGAACACGCGAGATTCCTGGCGCTATGGGCAGACCAGCGCACGATCGCATCAAATCGGTGGGGCGCCGTTGACCTAGATCAAGGCACAGCGCCAAGTTTGCGGCATGGCCGCCGACCGAGCCATGCTCAGCGTTCCTTGAAGAAGCGCCCAATATAGCCCGCAACGTCAGCGCTGTGCGAGGGCATGGCCACCGAGGAAACGGCCGAATCGACCAGTTCGTCGGGCGCCTTGCCGCGGCGCAGCTCGGCCAGCGCCACGGTGTAGTCATCGGCAAATTCTGGATGCGGCTGCAGGCTCAGCGCGGCGCCATTGCGATAGGCCAGTCCGGCATTGGGCGTGAAGTCGGAGGCCAGGATGACCTCGGCCTCGCGCGGCGGGACAAGCACCTGATCCTGATGCGAACAGGCGACCGCCAGCGCCGAGGGCGCCTGCGGCATGAAGCCGGGCCGGGCCGTGACCTCATAGGTGTGGCGGCCGAGGCCCCAGCCTTTGGGCGACTTGCGCACGTCCCCGCCCAGCGCATCGGCCATGATCTGGTGGCCAAAGCAGATGCCGAGCAGCGGGGTGCGCTGCTGATAACCCTTGCGGATGAAATCGCGCAGCGGCTCGAGCCAGGGCAGATCGTCATAGACACCCGCGGCCGAGCCGGTGATCACCACGCCTTCAAGGCGTGCCAAGTCTGGAAACGGCTCGCCCTCGGCGACGTTGATCGTCTCGTAGCTGAAGCCCTGCCCGGTCTGGTCGAACATGGCTTCGAACATCTTGCGATAGGGCACGAAGCGGCTGCGCAGCGGCAGCGGCACTTCGCCGGTCTGGAGAATGGTGAGTTTCATAAGGAGCCATCTGATCGCGGATAGATCCTTAAACGCCTTTGACCGGGCCAAGGCAATGCCTGCCCGGTCAAAGCGGTAGGGACTATTTCGCGTCGGTGCCAGACGTCTTGTCAGGACGGGTCTTGTCCCCTTCGGGATGCTTGACCTTGGCCTCGCCTGGCGACTGGCCGAATTCGGTGCCGCCCAGGTGACCGCCACCGCTGGTCTTGTCCACCTTGGCGAGATCGTCGGCGATCTGTTCGTCTATGCTTTTGCTCATCGGATATCTCCTTTTGCCGAAGGACCAACCGGTGAGAAAGGCAAATGTTCCGTCAGGCGGCGATGAAGTTCAGCGATACGCCATTGATGCAGTAGCGCAGGCCGGTGGGCTCGGGGCCGTCGTCAAAGACATGGCCCTGATGGCCGCCGCAATTGGAGCAGTGCACCTCGGTGCGGGTCATGAACAGGCTATTGTCCTCGGTGGTGCCCACGGCGCCATCGATGAAGGTATAAAAGCTCGGCCAGCCGGTGCCGCTGTCATATTTGGTTTCGGAGGCGAACAGGGGCTGGGCGCAGCCGGCGCAGACAAAGGTGCCGGCGCGGTGCTCGTCATTGAGCGGGGAGGTGAACGGACGTTCGGTGCCCTCGTGGCGCAGCACGTCATAGGCGGCGGGCTC
This sequence is a window from Devosia beringensis. Protein-coding genes within it:
- a CDS encoding glutamine amidotransferase-related protein — encoded protein: MKLTILQTGEVPLPLRSRFVPYRKMFEAMFDQTGQGFSYETINVAEGEPFPDLARLEGVVITGSAAGVYDDLPWLEPLRDFIRKGYQQRTPLLGICFGHQIMADALGGDVRKSPKGWGLGRHTYEVTARPGFMPQAPSALAVACSHQDQVLVPPREAEVILASDFTPNAGLAYRNGAALSLQPHPEFADDYTVALAELRRGKAPDELVDSAVSSVAMPSHSADVAGYIGRFFKER
- the msrB gene encoding peptide-methionine (R)-S-oxide reductase MsrB — encoded protein: MAIDRRNLLLGGSAIAAFAAIVGLRPMGTTQAAEGDFPFKLTDAEWQARLEPAAYDVLRHEGTERPFTSPLNDEHRAGTFVCAGCAQPLFASETKYDSGTGWPSFYTFIDGAVGTTEDNSLFMTRTEVHCSNCGGHQGHVFDDGPEPTGLRYCINGVSLNFIAA